Proteins from a single region of Corynebacterium casei LMG S-19264:
- the rplS gene encoding 50S ribosomal protein L19, with product MSNILDKVDAASLRDDIPSFRPGDTLDVEVKVIEGNNQRTQLFKGVCIRRQGSGVRETFTVRKVSFGIGVERTFPVHSPNLESITVSRRGRVRRAKLYYLRELRGKKARIKERR from the coding sequence ATGAGCAACATTCTCGACAAGGTCGATGCAGCATCTCTGCGCGACGATATTCCTTCCTTCCGCCCAGGTGACACCCTGGACGTTGAAGTAAAGGTTATCGAAGGTAACAACCAGCGTACCCAGCTCTTCAAGGGTGTCTGCATCCGTCGTCAGGGTTCCGGTGTTCGCGAGACCTTCACCGTCCGTAAGGTTTCCTTCGGCATCGGTGTAGAGCGTACCTTCCCAGTACACTCTCCAAACCTGGAGTCCATCACCGTATCCCGCCGCGGCCGCGTCCGTCGTGCGAAGCTGTACTACCTGCGCGAGCTGCGTGGTAAGAAGGCTCGCATCAAGGAGCGTCGCTAA
- the lepB gene encoding signal peptidase I, whose translation MTQKSKDKDQQSPWALVWEAFLIIVLAFALLIGTQAFVGRPYVIPSASMEPTLHGCEGCTNDRIFVEKLSYYFSDPDPGDVVVFEGPDAWNVGFSVDRSNNVMVRGVQNLVAAAGLRPNTKNILVKRVIATGGDTVQCLEDDPGVMVNGTKTNDSFIKSPPDMEVNPQAGSAACGGEYFGPLTVPEDNIFVMGDNRTNSLDSRYHMGDMLQGTIPTSNVKGRVRAVFFPEFRAVPSETI comes from the coding sequence ATGACCCAGAAATCCAAGGATAAAGACCAGCAAAGTCCCTGGGCATTGGTGTGGGAAGCATTCCTCATCATTGTCCTGGCTTTCGCGCTGCTCATTGGAACCCAGGCGTTTGTTGGCCGGCCTTATGTGATTCCTTCGGCATCGATGGAGCCCACGCTTCACGGTTGTGAGGGGTGCACCAATGACCGCATCTTCGTGGAAAAGCTCAGCTACTACTTTTCCGATCCTGATCCCGGCGATGTCGTGGTCTTTGAAGGACCCGATGCCTGGAACGTCGGCTTTAGCGTTGACCGCTCCAATAACGTCATGGTGCGCGGTGTACAAAACCTCGTGGCCGCAGCCGGTCTGCGCCCGAACACCAAGAACATTCTGGTCAAGCGCGTTATCGCCACCGGAGGTGACACCGTGCAGTGCTTGGAAGATGATCCCGGTGTGATGGTCAATGGCACCAAGACCAATGATTCCTTCATCAAGTCTCCACCGGATATGGAAGTCAACCCCCAAGCCGGTTCGGCTGCCTGCGGTGGGGAATACTTCGGGCCACTGACTGTGCCCGAAGACAATATCTTTGTCATGGGCGATAACCGCACAAATTCACTGGATTCGCGCTACCACATGGGCGATATGCTCCAAGGCACAATTCCAACGTCCAACGTGAAAGGACGCGTGCGTGCAGTATTCTTCCCAGAATTCCGAGCAGTGCCGTCTGAGACCATCTAA
- a CDS encoding ribonuclease HII: MRKLVQKRTYEVALSKAGLGPVAGVDEAGRGACAGPITIAACVLPDKIIPGLDTLTDSKKLSAKQRESLFPIIQKHALSYAILHIGPGDIDSHGIQHANVSGMRRAVARLDVRPRYILTDALKVPGFTAPYLPVVGGDFAIRCIAAASVLAKVSRDHIMEELEDLYPGYGLGKHKGYGTAIHTEAIKTLGATPIHRMSYSNVAQAHLTFEMTKVNRSTVEGEI; the protein is encoded by the coding sequence ATGCGCAAGCTCGTTCAAAAACGCACCTATGAAGTAGCGCTGTCCAAGGCAGGTTTAGGCCCTGTTGCCGGCGTGGATGAAGCAGGGCGTGGCGCATGCGCGGGACCGATTACTATTGCCGCGTGCGTGCTGCCAGACAAGATCATTCCGGGGCTTGACACACTGACCGATAGTAAGAAGTTGTCCGCGAAGCAACGGGAGAGTCTTTTCCCCATCATCCAAAAACACGCGCTGTCTTATGCAATTTTGCACATCGGCCCAGGGGACATCGACAGCCATGGCATCCAACACGCCAATGTTTCCGGGATGCGCCGCGCGGTGGCACGCCTAGATGTCCGGCCGCGCTACATTCTCACCGATGCCTTGAAAGTTCCAGGATTCACCGCGCCCTATCTGCCGGTTGTCGGAGGCGATTTTGCTATTCGATGCATCGCTGCTGCCTCCGTCTTAGCCAAAGTCTCCCGGGACCACATTATGGAAGAGCTTGAGGATTTATATCCCGGCTATGGGCTGGGCAAACACAAGGGATATGGCACAGCCATCCACACCGAAGCAATCAAAACTCTAGGGGCAACTCCTATTCATCGGATGAGTTATTCCAACGTGGCGCAAGCGCATTTAACGTTTGAAATGACTAAAGTAAACCGGAGCACCGTCGAAGGAGAAATATAG
- a CDS encoding tyrosine recombinase XerC produces MSNTQMVEAIEDFAEHQRLVLGRSEATIKGYKSDLLDLANKTESFKTFTLARLRSWLAAAVSEGKARSTLARRTAAAKAFSKWAVKQGYLDTDEAAKLSTPKVPKHLPKVLNEKEASTAMENAKSPDELHFLRDSAMLELLYATGMRVSELTGIDLGDIDSTRNTIRVLGKGNKERIVPFGDAANTALSKWLARRAEMAKDTNALFVGTRGGRIDQRQVRRVVEAASQVSPHALRHSAATHMLEGGADLRVVQELLGHSSLQTTQVYTHVTSERLKKVFNQAHPRA; encoded by the coding sequence ATGAGTAACACCCAAATGGTTGAAGCCATCGAGGACTTCGCCGAGCACCAACGCCTGGTACTCGGCAGGTCTGAGGCGACCATCAAGGGATATAAATCTGATCTGCTTGACCTAGCGAACAAGACTGAGAGCTTTAAAACCTTCACCCTTGCCCGTCTGCGCAGCTGGTTGGCTGCGGCAGTATCGGAAGGCAAAGCGCGCTCCACCCTCGCGCGCCGCACCGCGGCAGCAAAGGCCTTTTCCAAATGGGCCGTCAAGCAGGGATACCTCGACACCGACGAAGCAGCCAAGCTGTCCACGCCCAAAGTGCCCAAACACTTGCCTAAGGTGCTCAACGAAAAAGAAGCAAGCACCGCGATGGAAAACGCGAAATCCCCCGACGAGCTTCACTTCCTACGTGACTCCGCCATGCTCGAGCTGCTCTACGCCACAGGCATGCGCGTCTCCGAGCTCACAGGCATTGATCTAGGCGACATCGACTCCACACGCAACACCATCCGCGTGCTTGGTAAAGGCAATAAAGAAAGAATCGTCCCTTTTGGCGATGCCGCCAACACCGCGCTGTCCAAGTGGCTCGCGCGCCGGGCTGAGATGGCAAAAGACACCAATGCACTATTCGTCGGCACGCGCGGCGGGCGCATCGACCAGCGCCAAGTGCGTCGCGTTGTTGAAGCTGCAAGCCAAGTCTCACCGCACGCGCTGCGGCACTCCGCAGCAACCCACATGCTCGAAGGTGGGGCAGACCTCCGCGTTGTCCAAGAATTACTCGGGCACTCCTCGCTGCAAACCACACAGGTGTACACACACGTGACTTCAGAACGGCTAAAGAAAGTCTTTAACCAGGCCCATCCACGGGCTTAA
- a CDS encoding YraN family protein, translated as MINRTTRKSALGKRGEKFAADFYRSRGADVIAANVNYAVGEIDLIVRENNVFVFVEVKTRTSANYGVAEAVTPRKLIRMRKAAVQWLDGKPLSEVRFDVVALLVKGNSFDLEHFEAVS; from the coding sequence ATGATTAATAGGACAACCAGAAAATCTGCTTTGGGCAAACGCGGTGAGAAATTTGCGGCTGACTTTTATCGCTCCCGCGGCGCTGATGTTATTGCCGCGAATGTCAATTATGCGGTGGGGGAGATTGACCTCATCGTCCGCGAGAACAACGTCTTCGTTTTCGTTGAGGTCAAGACCCGCACTTCAGCGAACTATGGAGTTGCTGAGGCGGTGACACCGCGCAAACTCATCCGCATGCGCAAAGCCGCCGTGCAGTGGCTGGATGGCAAACCATTGTCAGAAGTGCGCTTTGACGTCGTAGCGCTCTTGGTCAAAGGCAACTCTTTTGACCTTGAGCACTTCGAGGCGGTGAGCTAA
- a CDS encoding ABC transporter permease, which translates to MNFSEALAMAVSGLRTNKMRAALTLLGVIIGIASVIAILTLGAALRTQTLDGLSSFGATDVSVNVQPRPDEDEIEEAGGQDYYYYSGSLEDPNAGITEEMIDGLRTQFGSRLAGITIGDYNSYQAEASAADETTSADVGLVNADYFEMRGVKIVAGRGLTADDIERQSQVAVIPMQMVELLFDGNPYGAIGKMVELTYGDTFMEFQVVGVEEAASAGVLVGTGPAQMYIPYQFEEIFNPDFATLSSIAVRGSGEDNLQPELQQYLDNYYAYNVDYEAKATDASNELESFNQVMNAISGAIAAIAGISLFVGGIGVMNIMLITVTERTREIGVRKALGAKRKDIRLQFLVEAMVVCVIGGILGIVFGTIFGLLGSALLGTMVLPPLYGVIGSLVFCLIIGLFFGWYPADRAAKLTPIEALRYE; encoded by the coding sequence ATGAATTTCTCTGAAGCTTTAGCCATGGCGGTCTCAGGGCTGCGCACCAACAAAATGCGTGCGGCGTTGACCTTGCTGGGCGTCATCATCGGTATCGCATCCGTTATCGCCATTTTGACCCTGGGCGCAGCATTGCGCACCCAAACCCTTGATGGACTTTCATCCTTTGGCGCCACCGATGTTTCCGTCAACGTGCAGCCGCGTCCTGATGAGGATGAAATCGAAGAAGCAGGCGGGCAAGACTATTACTATTACTCCGGCAGCTTAGAGGATCCGAATGCGGGAATCACGGAAGAAATGATCGATGGGCTGCGCACGCAGTTCGGTAGCCGCCTAGCAGGTATCACCATTGGTGATTACAACTCTTATCAGGCCGAAGCATCCGCCGCGGACGAAACTACATCTGCCGATGTCGGCTTGGTTAACGCTGATTACTTTGAAATGCGAGGCGTCAAAATCGTTGCTGGGCGAGGGCTTACTGCCGATGATATCGAGCGCCAGTCCCAAGTAGCAGTGATTCCAATGCAGATGGTTGAGCTGCTTTTCGATGGCAACCCATACGGAGCCATCGGCAAGATGGTGGAACTAACCTATGGCGATACGTTTATGGAATTCCAGGTCGTGGGAGTCGAAGAAGCAGCGAGCGCCGGCGTTTTGGTGGGTACAGGTCCTGCACAGATGTACATCCCGTACCAGTTTGAGGAAATCTTCAACCCAGACTTCGCGACGCTGTCATCGATCGCAGTGCGGGGAAGCGGTGAGGACAATCTCCAGCCGGAGTTGCAGCAATACTTAGATAACTACTACGCCTATAACGTGGACTATGAGGCGAAAGCAACAGATGCTTCAAATGAGCTGGAGTCCTTCAACCAAGTCATGAACGCGATTTCCGGCGCAATTGCCGCGATTGCTGGAATCTCACTGTTCGTCGGCGGTATTGGTGTCATGAACATCATGCTCATCACCGTGACCGAGCGAACGCGAGAGATTGGTGTGCGTAAGGCACTAGGTGCCAAGCGCAAAGACATCCGCCTGCAATTCCTCGTCGAGGCAATGGTTGTCTGTGTCATCGGCGGCATTCTCGGCATTGTCTTTGGCACCATCTTTGGCCTGCTCGGATCGGCACTGCTGGGAACCATGGTGCTCCCGCCGCTCTACGGCGTTATCGGTTCCTTGGTCTTCTGTCTTATCATCGGGCTATTCTTTGGTTGGTACCCGGCTGATAGGGCAGCGAAGCTCACTCCGATTGAGGCGCTGCGCTACGAATAA
- a CDS encoding M23 family metallopeptidase, with protein MKNRWLLIVPFLLAWVDPTTGDSYATSVLRAYDPPAQNWLAGHRGVDLRLDIGDSVLAAGDGTVAFTGVVAGTPTVSIQHGEIRTTYQPVHAWVSQGDVVREGEVIGKLGHPFDGYPGLHWGARTGEDQYINPLSLLTPTIRLKPVDGPG; from the coding sequence ATGAAAAATCGATGGCTTTTAATTGTTCCTTTTCTGCTCGCGTGGGTGGATCCCACCACGGGCGATTCCTATGCGACTTCAGTGCTACGCGCCTATGACCCACCCGCACAGAACTGGCTTGCTGGGCACCGCGGCGTGGATCTCCGGTTAGACATTGGTGACTCCGTTCTTGCTGCAGGCGATGGCACTGTCGCTTTCACCGGCGTGGTTGCGGGCACCCCGACGGTTTCAATTCAGCACGGTGAGATTCGCACCACCTATCAGCCAGTACACGCCTGGGTTAGTCAGGGTGATGTGGTGAGGGAAGGGGAGGTCATCGGCAAGCTAGGGCATCCTTTTGACGGCTACCCCGGGCTGCACTGGGGTGCGCGCACTGGCGAAGACCAATACATCAATCCCCTATCGCTGCTGACACCTACTATCCGTCTTAAGCCCGTGGATGGGCCTGGTTAA
- a CDS encoding ABC transporter ATP-binding protein, giving the protein MSESPESSHSFKTLLSMLGHHKASLTGAIVFSVLGSLMGLAQPMLINQIIDKIGQPMGMLITLLVGLLVLSSVASGLEWYLLTRTAEAAVFATRRDLVSHLLRLPITSYDKHRTGDLVTRVGSDTTLVRTAFTGGLVQAVSSALTIVGSIALMALIDVTMLLVVLSVIALTLVAVVFTSRLMQKYTKRAQEAVGELGAGMDKSLVAVRTVRASRAEERVEKELHSSADRAYHEGVKMATVGALLNPVSGLALQGSFLIVLGIGGARVASGTISVADLVSFVLYMFMASMPLGMIFSAITTVRQAMGAIDRINNVLDEPLEDSTGKEAEHSSAISFDSVSFSYDGKTPVLEDVSFDVQPGTKTALVGPSGGGKSTTLALMERFYDPTAGTIYLGDQDMSELSRESVRAQVGYVEQEAAILAGTVRENLKLANFQVTDEECWATLDQVNLRDRFEDSEGLDTILGDRGVSLSGGQRQRLALARMLLMDSPILVLDEPTSAVDSHNEQLILDAIAAAGADKTVIIVAHRLSTVTDADQILVIDDSKVQARGTHEELLETSELYQELASRQLLA; this is encoded by the coding sequence GTGTCAGAATCCCCAGAATCTTCTCATTCATTTAAGACCCTGCTCTCCATGCTAGGTCACCACAAGGCATCTTTGACCGGTGCCATTGTCTTCTCCGTCCTCGGCTCACTCATGGGACTTGCGCAGCCCATGCTGATCAACCAGATCATCGACAAAATTGGCCAGCCCATGGGCATGCTCATTACCTTGCTCGTTGGTCTATTGGTCTTGTCCTCTGTTGCTAGTGGCCTGGAATGGTACTTGCTCACTCGAACCGCTGAGGCAGCCGTCTTCGCTACCCGCCGTGATCTGGTGTCGCACTTGCTCAGGCTTCCCATCACGTCCTATGACAAACACCGCACCGGCGATTTGGTCACCCGCGTCGGCTCTGACACCACCTTGGTGCGTACCGCTTTTACTGGCGGCCTGGTCCAGGCCGTGTCTTCGGCATTGACCATCGTGGGCTCAATTGCTCTGATGGCGCTCATTGACGTCACCATGCTGCTCGTCGTTTTGTCCGTTATTGCACTGACTTTGGTTGCCGTGGTGTTTACTTCCCGGCTTATGCAGAAATACACCAAGCGTGCTCAGGAAGCTGTGGGTGAACTCGGTGCCGGCATGGACAAGTCTCTTGTTGCGGTGCGTACTGTGCGTGCTTCCCGCGCCGAAGAACGCGTGGAAAAAGAACTGCATAGCTCTGCCGACAGGGCTTATCACGAGGGCGTCAAAATGGCGACGGTCGGTGCTCTGCTCAATCCGGTTTCTGGATTGGCATTGCAGGGATCATTCTTGATTGTGCTCGGTATCGGTGGTGCTCGCGTGGCGTCCGGAACTATTTCCGTGGCGGACTTGGTGTCTTTCGTGCTCTACATGTTTATGGCATCGATGCCTTTGGGCATGATTTTCAGCGCGATAACGACCGTGCGTCAAGCAATGGGTGCGATTGACCGCATCAACAATGTGCTAGACGAGCCACTCGAAGATTCCACCGGCAAGGAAGCAGAACACTCCTCCGCAATCAGCTTTGATTCCGTTTCCTTTTCCTATGATGGCAAGACTCCGGTGCTAGAAGACGTGTCTTTCGATGTCCAGCCCGGTACCAAGACTGCGCTGGTTGGGCCATCTGGTGGTGGCAAGTCCACGACGCTCGCACTCATGGAACGCTTCTATGATCCGACCGCTGGCACGATCTATCTGGGAGACCAGGATATGTCTGAGCTTTCCCGCGAATCAGTGCGCGCCCAGGTCGGATACGTGGAGCAAGAAGCAGCCATCTTGGCGGGTACGGTGCGAGAGAATCTGAAGCTGGCAAACTTCCAAGTCACTGACGAAGAATGCTGGGCGACCTTGGACCAGGTGAACTTGCGTGATCGTTTCGAAGACTCCGAGGGGCTCGATACGATTCTGGGTGACCGCGGTGTTTCGCTGTCTGGCGGTCAGCGTCAACGTTTGGCCCTTGCGCGCATGTTGCTGATGGATTCCCCGATTTTGGTGCTCGATGAGCCAACCTCTGCGGTGGACTCTCATAATGAGCAGCTCATTTTGGATGCCATTGCGGCAGCTGGTGCGGATAAGACCGTCATTATTGTTGCTCACCGCTTGTCCACGGTGACAGATGCAGACCAGATTCTGGTCATCGATGACTCTAAGGTCCAAGCTCGCGGCACGCACGAAGAGCTGCTTGAGACTTCTGAGCTGTATCAGGAGCTGGCTTCCAGGCAGTTGTTGGCATAA
- the dprA gene encoding DNA-processing protein DprA codes for MFYNDTPEQAWVYINRVVEPPSRTLGKLLAEHPVEKVAHGIYHQESWIGNLLSESAARRDWLRQKEDLETIERVGARLITPDNAEWPDFNSAFRFYGNLEAPTNFDREAIPPSCLWVRGRPLKETVAQSVAVVGTRAITPYGTQATRKVVADLAKHQWTIVSGGALGVDTVAHSAALEMQTPTVAVAACGIDYDYPARNAPLFHRIAQTGSIVSEFAPGTTPQRHRFLSRNRLVAAMTAGTVVVEAAYRSGALNTLNWAEALGKVTMAVPGPITTTGSLGCHQRIQEGRAQLVASGEEIRELIGRIGDADAGAQYELEFAASPVQSLSRNELKVYDAVPLHEGHTAEDIARDAGMRIPLVVHLLVVLEKITLIRREGKTWIKLHSHE; via the coding sequence GTGTTCTACAATGACACCCCCGAACAAGCGTGGGTCTATATCAACCGCGTTGTGGAACCACCATCACGAACCTTGGGCAAGCTCCTTGCTGAGCATCCAGTGGAGAAAGTCGCCCATGGCATTTATCACCAAGAATCCTGGATTGGAAACCTTCTTAGTGAGTCCGCTGCCCGCCGGGACTGGCTGCGGCAAAAAGAAGACCTAGAGACCATCGAACGCGTCGGCGCGCGTTTAATCACTCCAGACAATGCAGAGTGGCCCGACTTCAATAGCGCGTTTCGTTTCTACGGCAACCTCGAGGCACCCACCAACTTTGATAGGGAAGCCATCCCACCTTCGTGCCTGTGGGTACGGGGAAGACCACTGAAGGAAACTGTTGCCCAGTCAGTCGCCGTTGTCGGCACACGCGCGATTACCCCATACGGCACCCAAGCAACCCGCAAAGTCGTCGCAGACCTTGCTAAACACCAATGGACAATCGTTTCCGGCGGCGCACTGGGCGTCGATACCGTTGCGCATTCCGCAGCACTAGAGATGCAGACCCCAACCGTAGCCGTTGCCGCCTGCGGTATTGACTATGACTATCCAGCACGTAACGCGCCTTTGTTCCACCGCATCGCGCAAACCGGAAGCATCGTCAGCGAATTCGCGCCGGGCACCACCCCGCAACGCCACCGCTTCCTATCACGCAACCGTCTCGTCGCTGCCATGACTGCTGGCACCGTCGTGGTGGAAGCCGCCTACCGCTCCGGCGCCTTGAACACCCTTAACTGGGCAGAAGCCTTGGGCAAAGTCACCATGGCTGTGCCCGGACCGATAACCACCACTGGCTCTTTAGGCTGTCACCAACGCATTCAAGAAGGGCGCGCGCAACTTGTTGCCAGCGGCGAAGAGATCCGTGAACTCATCGGCCGCATAGGGGACGCGGATGCCGGCGCACAATACGAACTCGAATTTGCTGCAAGCCCCGTGCAGTCACTGTCGCGTAATGAGCTCAAAGTCTATGACGCAGTGCCCCTGCACGAGGGCCACACTGCCGAAGACATCGCACGCGATGCCGGGATGCGCATCCCTTTGGTAGTTCACCTGCTTGTTGTGCTGGAGAAGATCACACTCATTCGAAGGGAAGGCAAAACATGGATTAAACTCCATTCACATGAGTAA
- a CDS encoding YifB family Mg chelatase-like AAA ATPase encodes MALESCKTIALEGVIAHIVDIEANIGAGLPGIHVVGRTDTAISESRQRIKTAIINSKLAWPKTKIVVSLSPASLPKSGSHFDLPLAVAILLAGMKAQDEQLAADGYATWGNESFAEKTATTLFLGELGLDGSIRPVPGILSAMVAAQKHGYHTLVIPPGNAGEAQLVEDTRVLVAHNLREVFEWLRGNRNLTTPEQIPSAPRNQVLDFADIAGQHEAKFAAEVAAAGGHHLMMIGPPGSGKSMLAARIPSILPELTTSQSIESTAIHSIAGSVGNVITHAPFISPHASMSRPALLGGGSGNPRPGAVSLAHNGVLFLDEASEISPAVLDGLRAPLEDGEVRLARARREITYPARFQLVMAANPCRCAAEDPSKCVCRSTVRQDYLRNISGPLRDRLDIVLELSSQAAIIHTEDEESSQSIADRVAAARDRAACRWKSHGLSVIHNAAMSSTYLRRHCAADESAMALVGAYLAEGQLSQRGVDRCLKLAWTLSDLDGEDIPGLDHIARALNLRGEGF; translated from the coding sequence ATGGCGCTGGAGTCTTGTAAGACCATAGCTTTGGAAGGCGTCATCGCGCACATAGTCGACATTGAGGCAAATATCGGCGCCGGTCTGCCCGGTATTCACGTGGTGGGGCGAACGGATACGGCCATTAGTGAATCCCGCCAGCGCATCAAGACAGCCATCATCAACTCCAAGCTCGCATGGCCGAAGACCAAGATTGTGGTCTCTTTATCCCCGGCATCACTCCCCAAGTCCGGCTCGCACTTCGACCTGCCGCTTGCCGTGGCGATCCTGCTTGCTGGCATGAAAGCGCAAGATGAGCAATTGGCTGCCGATGGCTACGCCACCTGGGGCAACGAATCCTTCGCAGAGAAAACCGCCACCACACTTTTCCTCGGTGAGCTTGGTCTGGATGGCAGCATCCGTCCCGTCCCCGGAATCCTGTCCGCGATGGTGGCCGCGCAAAAACACGGCTATCACACCCTGGTCATTCCGCCCGGAAACGCAGGCGAAGCCCAACTGGTTGAAGACACCAGGGTGCTTGTAGCACACAACCTCCGGGAGGTCTTTGAATGGCTGCGCGGTAACCGAAACCTCACAACTCCCGAGCAGATTCCGTCTGCACCGCGAAACCAAGTATTGGACTTCGCGGATATTGCCGGCCAGCATGAAGCGAAGTTTGCTGCTGAAGTAGCCGCCGCCGGGGGACATCACCTCATGATGATAGGCCCGCCAGGCTCAGGTAAATCCATGCTCGCCGCACGAATCCCCTCGATTCTGCCAGAGCTAACCACTTCCCAGTCCATCGAATCAACTGCGATTCACTCCATTGCTGGCTCGGTGGGCAACGTGATTACTCACGCACCGTTTATCTCCCCGCATGCATCCATGTCACGGCCGGCACTTCTCGGCGGCGGTAGCGGCAACCCACGGCCCGGCGCGGTCAGTCTTGCACACAACGGTGTCCTCTTCTTGGATGAAGCCAGTGAAATCTCTCCAGCAGTCCTTGATGGTCTGCGCGCACCGCTTGAAGATGGCGAAGTCCGCCTTGCGCGAGCCCGGCGCGAGATCACCTATCCGGCGCGCTTCCAATTAGTTATGGCGGCAAACCCGTGCCGCTGTGCAGCTGAAGACCCATCGAAGTGCGTATGCCGCTCTACAGTCCGGCAGGACTACTTGCGCAATATCTCGGGACCCTTGCGTGACCGCCTCGACATCGTGCTCGAGCTATCCAGCCAAGCAGCCATCATCCACACGGAAGACGAAGAATCCTCACAGTCCATTGCTGATCGCGTCGCTGCAGCTCGTGACCGCGCTGCTTGTCGATGGAAATCCCATGGTCTCTCCGTCATTCACAACGCGGCAATGTCGTCTACCTACCTGCGTCGACACTGCGCGGCGGATGAATCCGCGATGGCACTCGTCGGTGCTTATCTCGCCGAGGGCCAGCTGTCACAACGTGGAGTAGACCGCTGCCTAAAACTGGCGTGGACGCTCAGCGACCTGGATGGGGAAGACATCCCGGGCCTTGACCACATCGCTCGTGCGCTCAACCTTCGTGGGGAGGGATTCTAA
- a CDS encoding DUF2469 domain-containing protein, whose amino-acid sequence MSAEELENYEAEVELSLYREYRDVVSQFSYVVETERRFYLANAVKLIPHTNGPDVYYEVRMSDAWVWDMYRSARFVRYVRVITYKDVNIEELDKPEYILPE is encoded by the coding sequence GTGAGCGCTGAAGAGCTGGAAAACTACGAGGCAGAAGTTGAACTGTCCCTCTACCGAGAATACCGCGATGTGGTTAGCCAGTTTTCCTATGTCGTGGAAACCGAACGCCGCTTCTACCTGGCTAATGCGGTAAAACTCATTCCGCACACCAACGGCCCGGATGTGTACTACGAAGTACGCATGTCGGATGCGTGGGTATGGGACATGTACCGTTCCGCGCGCTTTGTCCGCTACGTTCGCGTGATCACATACAAGGACGTCAACATCGAAGAATTGGACAAGCCGGAGTACATTCTTCCTGAATAA
- the lepB gene encoding signal peptidase I has product MKDNNAESGRKQLPWIVETLLIVGVVLAIVGVLQAFVGRQYVIPSSSMEPTLYGCEGCTNDRILTEKISYYGSDPEPGDVIVFEGTESWNTGWDSPRSDNEFLAGVQEALSYVSLAPPNENNLVKRVVATGGQTVQCQEGDPAVMVDGSPIDQSYVQNPPTYPVDPATGSEACGGEYFGPITVPDDNLFVMGDNRTNSADSRAHSYDEYQGTIPMDNVRGKVALVFYPFSRIGGVDDPEIQG; this is encoded by the coding sequence GTGAAAGACAATAACGCTGAGAGCGGCAGGAAGCAGTTGCCATGGATAGTTGAAACCCTCCTTATCGTGGGCGTAGTTTTGGCTATCGTGGGCGTCCTTCAGGCGTTTGTTGGTCGCCAATACGTCATCCCTTCATCATCGATGGAGCCTACTCTGTACGGCTGTGAGGGCTGCACCAATGACCGAATTCTGACGGAGAAGATTAGCTATTACGGCTCCGATCCGGAACCAGGTGACGTCATTGTGTTTGAGGGCACGGAATCATGGAACACCGGCTGGGATTCGCCACGTTCGGATAATGAATTCCTCGCTGGTGTTCAAGAAGCATTGAGCTATGTCTCGCTTGCCCCACCTAATGAAAACAACTTGGTCAAGCGAGTTGTTGCCACTGGCGGACAGACCGTGCAGTGTCAGGAAGGCGACCCAGCGGTGATGGTTGATGGCTCTCCAATTGACCAGTCTTATGTGCAAAACCCGCCGACCTATCCAGTTGACCCAGCCACCGGTTCTGAAGCCTGTGGCGGTGAGTACTTCGGCCCAATCACCGTCCCAGATGACAATCTGTTCGTCATGGGCGATAACCGCACTAACTCGGCTGACTCCCGCGCGCATTCATACGATGAGTACCAAGGCACTATTCCTATGGACAATGTCCGCGGCAAGGTAGCGCTCGTTTTCTACCCGTTTAGCCGCATCGGTGGAGTCGATGACCCAGAAATCCAAGGATAA